One region of Catenuloplanes indicus genomic DNA includes:
- a CDS encoding AfsR/SARP family transcriptional regulator, whose product MQFRILGPVEAWDRGIEIPLGGHKQRTVLAALLLARGRILSDDYLSDILWGDNAPSTATAQIYNYVSRLRKQLEPSVRIIRQRPGYLLRMGSADFDYDTFRRVAQTGHHALRRGEHQEAARHLRAALALWRGRPLMNVTDLLADAELPALQESRLAAAKDRIDADLALGQHAELVPELSALLAEHPLQECLRIQLMTALYRAGRQAEALDVYHDGRLTLADSLGVEPSPALFATYKAILDGDLELVPPPERAQVTVRPVITPRMLPADITDFTARDAEVSAIRAFLGSPPSGSHPSVLLITGLPGVGKSAIGTHGVHRCRDRFPDGELHADLRGSTDAPVDPGVVLGWFLRGLGVAPDDIPDSTPERQQLYRSQLAGRRLVVVLDDAADSAQVRPLLPGGATCRVIVTSRSYPGVVEASRSLEIRPWSTEASLSLLADIISHDRVARRPHAARRIADLCAGLPMAVRILGARLAAKPHLAIDKLARRVACDPLRELRLGPVTVRGNLEAMYDRLDEPHRRALRRLAAQESPAIAADTAAHLLGLTEHRAEEILEDLIDARLLHTTGGEGGRLLVGMHPFVRQLARHVSAPADPARRETPVARAPERVLLRPALA is encoded by the coding sequence ATGCAGTTTCGCATTCTTGGACCGGTCGAAGCATGGGACAGAGGAATCGAGATCCCGCTCGGCGGGCATAAACAGAGAACGGTTCTGGCCGCTCTGCTATTGGCTCGCGGTCGCATTCTCTCCGATGATTACCTGAGCGATATCCTCTGGGGCGACAATGCGCCCAGCACCGCTACCGCGCAGATCTACAATTACGTCTCCCGGTTGCGCAAGCAGCTGGAACCCTCGGTGCGGATCATCCGGCAACGCCCCGGATACCTGCTGCGGATGGGCTCGGCGGACTTCGACTACGACACCTTCCGGCGGGTGGCGCAGACCGGGCATCACGCGTTGCGCCGCGGCGAGCACCAGGAGGCCGCCCGGCACCTGCGGGCCGCACTCGCCCTGTGGCGCGGCCGGCCGCTGATGAACGTCACGGACCTGCTCGCCGACGCGGAACTGCCGGCGCTGCAGGAGAGCCGGCTGGCCGCGGCCAAGGACCGCATCGACGCCGACCTCGCGCTCGGGCAGCACGCCGAGCTCGTGCCGGAACTGTCCGCGCTGCTCGCCGAGCACCCGCTCCAGGAGTGCCTGCGCATCCAGCTGATGACCGCGCTGTACCGGGCCGGCCGCCAGGCGGAGGCGCTGGACGTCTACCACGACGGGCGGCTGACCCTGGCCGACAGCCTCGGCGTGGAGCCGAGCCCGGCGCTGTTCGCCACGTACAAGGCGATCCTCGACGGTGACCTGGAGCTCGTGCCGCCACCGGAGCGGGCGCAGGTGACGGTCCGGCCGGTCATCACACCGCGGATGCTGCCGGCCGACATCACCGACTTCACCGCCCGCGACGCCGAGGTGTCGGCGATCCGCGCGTTCCTGGGCAGCCCGCCCTCGGGCAGCCATCCCAGCGTGCTGCTGATCACCGGCCTGCCCGGCGTCGGCAAGTCCGCGATCGGCACGCACGGCGTGCACCGGTGCCGCGACCGGTTCCCGGACGGGGAGCTGCACGCGGATCTGCGCGGTTCCACCGACGCGCCGGTCGATCCCGGCGTCGTCCTCGGCTGGTTCCTGCGAGGGCTCGGCGTGGCACCGGACGACATCCCGGACAGCACGCCGGAGCGGCAGCAGCTCTACCGCAGCCAGCTGGCCGGCCGGCGGCTGGTGGTGGTGCTGGACGACGCGGCCGACTCCGCGCAGGTGCGGCCGCTGCTGCCCGGTGGCGCGACCTGCCGGGTGATCGTGACCAGCAGGTCGTACCCGGGAGTGGTCGAGGCCAGCCGGTCACTGGAGATCCGGCCGTGGAGCACCGAGGCGTCGCTGAGCCTGCTGGCCGACATCATCAGTCACGACCGGGTGGCCCGCCGCCCGCACGCGGCACGCCGGATCGCCGACCTGTGCGCCGGGCTGCCGATGGCGGTGCGCATCCTCGGCGCCCGGCTGGCCGCCAAGCCGCACCTGGCCATCGACAAGCTGGCCCGGCGGGTCGCCTGTGACCCGCTGCGGGAGCTGCGGCTCGGCCCGGTCACCGTGCGCGGCAACCTCGAGGCGATGTACGACCGGCTGGACGAGCCGCACCGACGGGCACTGCGCCGGCTGGCGGCGCAGGAGAGCCCGGCGATCGCGGCGGACACCGCGGCGCACCTGCTCGGCCTGACCGAGCACCGCGCCGAGGAGATCCTGGAGGACCTGATCGACGCGCGGCTGCTCCACACCACCGGCGGCGAGGGGGGCCGGCTGCTGGTCGGCATGCACCCGTTCGTGCGTCAGCTGGCCCGGCACGTGAGCGCGCCGGCCGACCCGGCCCGGCGGGAGACGCCGGTCGCGCGCGCACCCGAACGCGTGCTGCTGCGCCCCGCGCTCGCCTGA